The genomic stretch AACGGCAATTGGTGTACCGTTTGCCCGAAAACCGGGAGCAGTTTGTCCATTACCGAGAATTCGGGTTCCCCATAGATCAGTACTAAAGCCTCGCCGATTATCCTCCCAAACCAAAATCGCTCCATCGCCGCCGTCGGAGATCATCCTGAGATTCATGCGATAATCATTTGCCTCTGCGATAAGCAAACCTTCGGTAGTGTCACCGATTGTTGGCCAAAGTGTATTCCCGTTTGCTAATATCTTCTGGGCATAGATCGATCGCAAAACACCATCGCGATAGTCAACCCAAGCGACAATGCAACCGTCCGATAACGCTTGTACCGTAGGATAATCCTGATGATTGGTATGATCGTTTATCGTGCGGATCCAGAGCAGATTTCCGCTGGAATCGACGGCTGCTCCCCGGATGCGCCAGTCGAATTCGCCACGTTCCGACCATGCGAAATATGTATTGCGATTTCCACTCGGAGAAACCGAGACTGCGTGTTTTTGGTCGTTGTACTCCCAACCCCAATTAATACTACTCCCCCCGCGAATCGTGAGTCCGAGCGAATCGCCGGGATATCGGAGTTGGTTTTGTTGGTATTGTCCGAACGAAACACTCGTGAGGATGGAAAACAGGATAAGGGCAGAAAGCTTGCGAAGCATGCAGTTCATGATTGCCTCCCGGTTGCAGAAATTGAGAATTATCAGACAAGTTGCTGCTACGACATCTCAAACAGAAGTGGAGACGAAAAATTCGGTTACTATAATAAGCATAAGGTATTTTGTAAAAACAAGTAGTTTGCTGCGAATTTGAATTTTCTTTAAGAAAAATGCGAATCGTCCGTCAATCGGTTGACTCCCTCGTGGTCTTGCGATAGCTTTCACCTCTTGTATAGTTAGAAATTCAATTTTACCAGTGTCGAGGCGCTTCATGTTGATTCTGTTTTACCTTGCGTTAGCATTGGCGGCATTTGCTCTTGCGATTCGCTTCTATGCCCGATTCATCGCGAAATCGCTCGGAGAGGATGGCAGGAACCCCACCCCGGCGGTGCGGATCAATGATGGGCGCGATTATGTCCCCACGAAACGGTATGTCGTGTTTGCCCACCATTTCTCGGCAATCGCCGGCGCTGGCCCCATTCTTGGTCCCACCCTTGCGCTCCTATACGGTTTTGTTCCGGCATGGATATGGATTGTAGTTGGCGGAATTATGATTGGCGCAGTCCACGATTTTACTACGCTCTTCATAAGTATCCGCGAAGGCGGAAAATCGATGGCGGAAGTTGCCCGCAAAGCGTTGGGAAAAGCGGGTTTTAATCTATTCATCACGCTTACGATTGTTATGATCGTGTTAGTGACTTCCGCTTTTCTCTCAGCAACGGCAATCTCACTTACCTCGAAATGGCCTATCGATAAATTAGGCGGAACCGAGGCAACTTCGATCCTGCATACCGAAATCGTGAAAGTACCTATTGCGCCTGTCGATAAGGATGCCGCGAGTGTCGAAGGACACGAGGTTGGTACCACTGCAACTCCGGCAGCTCAATACAAAGAAGTTACCGTCGGTAAAATCGGCGGTATCGCATCGACTTCGGTCATCATTATTACGCTAATGGCACCATTGTTAGGTTGGCTCATCTTCAAACGCCGGATCAATACAATTCTCGCTTATCTCTTGGCGGCAGCTGTTTGCATCGGATCGGTCGTCATTGGAGTAGCGATTCCGGTGACCTTTTCCCCGGAAGTCTGGATGATTATCATGTCGTTCTATGTACTCTTTGCGGCGGGTGTACCGGTATGGGTGATCCTGCAACCGCGTGATTTTATAAACGTGCAAATCCTGTATGGCGGCATACTATTAATGGTAGTATCGGTCGTCATGATTGGATTTTCTGGGATTGAAATCCAAGCGCCAAGTTGGAATCTTGCCGAAGGAACCAAAAACCTTGGGTTCCTCTGGCCGATGATGTTTATAACCATTGCCTGCGGCGCAATATCCGGATTTCATTCGATGGTCGCTGGTGGTACGACCGCGAAGCAATTGACCAACGAATGCGATGCGCGAAAAGTCGGTTTTAATGCGATGCTATTGGAATCCGCATTAGCAATCTGCGTACTGATTGCGGTTGCCGCCGCGATTAATTTTGGCGATTACAAATCAATCGTCTGGCCAACCGACCCGGGAGCGAAATCAAATCCGATTCTCGGTTTTTCGTTGGCGGCGGGCACCTTGTTTCATAAAGCGTTAGGAATTCCAATTGCTCTGGGAACTGTCTTTGGAATTCTTTTAGTCGAAGGATTCGTTATCACCACCCTCGATGCGGCAGTGCGCTTGAATCGGTATTTATTTGAAGAATTATGGCAGATATTATTTGTACAAGTACCAGCAATCATGAAACATTATTGGTTTAATTCCGGGTTATCGGTAATTCTCATGTGGGTGTTTGCCTATTCCAATGCATTTAGTACCCTATGGCCTATTTTCGGAACAGCAAATCAATTATTAGCGGCGCTCGTGTTACTGACGGTATCGGCATGGCTGCGTGCCAGGTCGAAAAAATACTTCTATACGCTCATACCCGCGCTTTTTATGATGGGAACCACCTTTGCATCGCTGGTTATTCTTCTTAATAAATACATCGCCAAGCAGAATTGGACTCTTATCGTTGCCGATGTTGTCATGATGTTACTTTCGATTGGAGTGGTCATTTTGGTGGTAAAGACGTTTGCTACTCCGAAACCAAGTCATCCCCTCCCATTAGAAGGAGCTGAGACTGGATCGGCATTTCCATCGGTAGGAAAAGCGTGTTAAGTAATTCCGAAAAGCATGTGGTTATAATCTTTCGTATTTTAGGAAAACGGTTGAACTCTCGGTTCGTA from bacterium encodes the following:
- a CDS encoding carbon starvation protein A, whose amino-acid sequence is MLILFYLALALAAFALAIRFYARFIAKSLGEDGRNPTPAVRINDGRDYVPTKRYVVFAHHFSAIAGAGPILGPTLALLYGFVPAWIWIVVGGIMIGAVHDFTTLFISIREGGKSMAEVARKALGKAGFNLFITLTIVMIVLVTSAFLSATAISLTSKWPIDKLGGTEATSILHTEIVKVPIAPVDKDAASVEGHEVGTTATPAAQYKEVTVGKIGGIASTSVIIITLMAPLLGWLIFKRRINTILAYLLAAAVCIGSVVIGVAIPVTFSPEVWMIIMSFYVLFAAGVPVWVILQPRDFINVQILYGGILLMVVSVVMIGFSGIEIQAPSWNLAEGTKNLGFLWPMMFITIACGAISGFHSMVAGGTTAKQLTNECDARKVGFNAMLLESALAICVLIAVAAAINFGDYKSIVWPTDPGAKSNPILGFSLAAGTLFHKALGIPIALGTVFGILLVEGFVITTLDAAVRLNRYLFEELWQILFVQVPAIMKHYWFNSGLSVILMWVFAYSNAFSTLWPIFGTANQLLAALVLLTVSAWLRARSKKYFYTLIPALFMMGTTFASLVILLNKYIAKQNWTLIVADVVMMLLSIGVVILVVKTFATPKPSHPLPLEGAETGSAFPSVGKAC